The DNA window TGGCGGGCTTTGTCGACGAACGTCTGATCGATGATGACTGGCTCGTCGAGGTATTCGATCTGACCGGTGGCGGTCTGAACGCCGAACAAAGCCGCGCCGGGCCTGGCGGTTGAACTGGGGCAGAGGAGAGAGGCCATGTGTGGGAAGGTTGGGCAATGATGACGCTTACTAGAACTTAATCGTATCAGGATCGAGCCACAGACCCAGCACGGGGAAGGGCAGTTGATTCGCAGCGATACCGCCGTTGACCTGATCCAGCAGTTCGGGATTGGCCTGCCCCTGTTCATCCAGCTGAGCCAGTTGATTCATAAACGCTTCCTGGCTGACAGCCTCGCTTTTCAGCGCGTCGATTTTGTCTGTAATCTGGTTCTTCATGACTGATTGTGGTTATTTGGTTTGCGTTGATTTTCGAGTCAAAGGTCCGGCGGGGGAAGCGGCTAAACCACAACGTCGGGTTGTAAACGAGTCGGTTCGGGACTGCTTTAGTCGGGCTGGTTATAACGACCAGTGCGGCAGGTTCAGGCGTGTTGCTGGCGCAGGGCCATCACGAGCAGGTCGGGCAGCGCCATGTCGAGCAGGTCGGCCAGGCTGATTTTGTAGAGTGCCGAAATCTGCTGCAATACCGTCAGCGAGAGTTCGGTCCGGCCGGTTTCTTTTTTACTGTAGGCCGCCTGACTGACGCCCAGGTGAAACGCGACGTATTCCTGCGGGTACCCGTAGATTTCGCGGAGTTTGCGAAGCTTTGTCGATATAGGGTGCATGGCTTTTGGTAGAAAAAGGTAACTGATCTGTTTTGGTTGATACAAATGAATACACCTACTGAGTCGATAGGAATTTATTTCGACCAATGAGTCGCTGTTTTCGACCAATGCGGCTACTCAGACGCTATATTTAGCGCATTAGTACTCCCTATGAACCGCACCCTATCCTGCTATCTCCTCGACGACGAGTCACCGGCTCACGTTATTCTGTCGAAATACATCAGCCGCGTCCCATACCTGACCCTTGCGGGACAGAGCTACGATCCGTTCGAAGGGCTCGATCAGGTACAGGCGCTCAAACCCGATGTACTGTTTCTGGACGTCGAGATGCCGTTTATGACCGGCGTCGAATTTCTGAAATCCCTGCCCCTGCCCCATCCCGTCGTGGTCATGGTGACGGCATCGCCCCAGTTTGCCGCCGACACCTATAATTTCGATTCCGTCACGCACTACCTGCTCAAACCGGTTGGCTTCGACAAATTTTTGGAAGCCGTCAACCGCGTGACGAAGCGGCTTGGCTTTACGCCCGATCCTGATTCATCGGTCCTAACACCTCCCCCCATCCGCACACCGACCCCGCCCGTCGACAGTCGCGAGACGGTGCCGTATTTTCTGATCAAGGAAGACAAGAAGCTGATTCGGGTAGCCCCGGAAGACATTGTGTTTGCGGAAGGAATGAAAGACTACATCAAGCTTCACCTGACAACCCGCGTGCTGATTACGCACATGACGATGAGTAAGCTGGTGGACATGCTGCCGCCTTCGCAGTTTTTGCGGATCAACCGGTCGTATCTGATTCGGCGGCAGGCCATCAAAGAGATTGACGGCAACACGATCACGACCCTCGATGGCAAACAGGTAACCATCGGTGTTACCTACCGTGACCGGGTGATGGAAGAGTTGAAAAAGAACATGATGTAACGTGGGCGGGCGGCTGACTCCATCGTCGACAGCCTGCCTAAGCGTAAGCTGATGATTGGTAGAGTACACTCCGGGGGATGGGGTTGGCAGCAGGCTTTGTTTCCAAGCCGATATACACTCAACCGAGTAACGATATGACCTACTCGCACCAGCAAACTGACTAACCCAATTGTAGAGATGAGGACAGTAAAATAACTGACTTCGGTAATTCTATTATGCGATTATCTTCGATACTACTTGGGTGATGCAACTATGAACGTATATTATTTAATAAAAAGCTATAAAGCCCAGCAAGTCTTACTCTGGCTGCTGTTTTTGTTCTTCATAAGATATATTTATTTAGCCGATTTTACTTATACGCCCTCAACGTTTTGGTGGAGATCTCTACAGTTTACTACCGACACTGCATTACTTTACTACCTGTTTAGTCTGTATATATTTCCTACGTTTCTATATAAAAAGAAGCATGCACTCTTTCTAGTTTGGGTATTTTTGAGCCACGTCCTCACCTATCTAATAAATTACTTTTCTCTGTATGTCCTAAACATATTCTTCGCAAAGGGGCACGACCTTCCGGAGTGGACTGTTTACAGAAGGGGCGGCATTTTTGGCTTTATAATCGATGGTAATGCCGCAGTTACAAGTATACTATGGAGTTATCAGCTCGTCATTATTTTAATAGCAATCAGGGCCTTCCGGGATATTTTACAGCTACGAACCCAGTACTACCGCAGCGAGCAGGATCGCCTGCGACTGGAGGTCGATTTTCTAAAAACGCAGGTTAACCCCCACTTCCTCTTCAACACCCTCAACAGCGTCTACGCCCGCATCTTCGAGGCCGATCAGCAGGCTGCCGACCTAGTGCTGCACCTTTCCGAGCTAATGCGCTACAACCTCTACGAGACCGACCAGCCCCGCATCGGCCTCGATAAAGAACTGGCTTACATTCAGAACTACCTCGATCTGGAACGCAATCGGCTTAGCGGCCAGGACGTGCTGATCGACTACGAGCAGAGCGGAGAGCCAACCCATTATCAGATCGCCCCTCTGCTGCTGATCGCCTTCGTGGAGAACGCCTTCAAACACGGCGTCAAAGGGGCCACCCAGCCTGCTTATGTGCAGGTCAGGGCGGAGATAGACCCCGATGGACACTTGACTTTTATCGTCGAAAACAGCCTACCCGAGCGAAAGCAGGCTCCAACCACCACCGGGGTACGCTCCGGGGGCGTGGGGTTGGTCAATGTCCGACGTCGGCTCGAAGCCTTGTACAATGATCAATATGTACTCAATACTACTATCGGTCAACGAACTTACGCTGTTACTCTAACTGTGCAACTCGAATGGAGCAGCCATCCAACACCGACCGCTGAGCTGGCTTAGTCAACCTATCACGTTCCGCTTTCACATGAACGACCTAACCATCGCTCCGCCCCGGCTAATTGCTTTCGTCCAACACCATTGGTCTCGGATACGCACCACTGTGCATACATTATTATGGCTATTTACCTTCAGCTTGGCCAATTATTCATTGTCAATCCTAACTCCAGACGACATTTTCGTTAGAAGCTGGCTCACACCCGGTATTTCTCTACTTACACTGACCTTCTTTTACGTATCAGGCTACATCATTTTCCCTCACTATCTGTATGTACTTCGACCTGTTAAGCTGCTTATCAGTCTAGCCCTGTTATTTCTCTTTGTTCACATTTGCACCTATGCTCTGTTATATTACTTGCATACCTATAATCCAGTCACTAATAATTTTATCAACCGCTATTGGTTTCTTTTTAAGGCAGGTGGTCTATTTGGCTGTTTTACCAGCGTAAGAATAGCTATTCAAGACGTGATATTGACTAGTAATGTATCATTCATATATCTAGTCCCCAAAGTAGCCAAAGACCTAGTTGTTATTCTCTCACGGTCGCTGCGGCTCAAAGGCGATAAATTCCGACTTGAAGGCGAAAAGCTTCGGCTCGAACGCGATAACCTAAATTTAGAATTGAGCTTTCTCAAAGCCCAGGTTAATCCCCACTTTCTGCTCAATACCCTTAACAGCGTCTACGCCCGCATCTTCGAGGCCGATCAACAAGCTGCCGATTTGGTGCTGCACCTCTCCGAGTTAATGCGCTACAACCTCTACGAGACCGACCAGCCCCGCATCGGCCTCGACAAAGAACTGGCTTACATCCAGAACTATCTCGACCTAGAACGCAACCGACTCAGCGGCCAGGACGTGCTGATCGACTACGAGCAGAGTGGAGAGCCAGCTCACTACCAGATTGCCCCCCTGCTGCTGATTGCCTTCGTGGAGAACGCCTTCAAACATGGGGTCAAAGGGGCTACTCAGCCCGCTTATGTGCAGGTCAGAGCCGAGGTTGATACAGCGGGGCAGTTCATCTTTGCTGTTGAAAACAGCTTACCCAGCCGCCAGCCAGTAGCACTCGGAGCAGGCCGGTCAGGGGGCGTGGGACTTGCCAACGTCCGGCGTCGGCTTGAGGCCCTGTATGCGGGACACTACTCCTTAATTACACAGGCGGACGAAACAACGTATACTGTTACGCTGACTATCAATTTGAACCAGTCACATTAGTCGAACTAATTCGTCTATTGGTCGAAAATTCTCCCGCGGTTGGTCTAAAGTAGTTGAAGTGCGCTAGGGCAACCTGCTACTTTTGAATCGTCAACCGGCACAGGTTACACTCCCTCTCCTCAAAAACAACTTAATCAACCTCTACCATGAAAAACACGACTGCTACCTCCACGCCCCGTCTGACGCTGAAGAAAGAGCGTATCATCAATCTCACAGCCACGAACTCTGTTCAGAACGGTGGGAAAGCATTCACGCTTACCACAATTATTCCCCCAATTTTTTAATCTCCCTTTGCCTTCCTACTTCATCCTGAACTATTCAACGGCGAGTCGGCACCAACTCGCCCATTACCTCCAACGTTCCGGCTGGCTCACGCTGGGTCAGACCGGGGCGTTCTCGGAGGAAATGCTGGTCAGCTTACGATCGGCTGATGATGCGCCTGTCTTCCTCCGGCTGGTATCACCCGATGCAACAATTCCGGCCCCTTTTCTGAACTACCTGCGCGATTATCCGGCCCTCATCATTACGTCGCCCTACCCGCAGCATCTGTTTGGTCATCTGCACCTGCATCCGTTCGATTTCCTGACGGAACCCTATTCATTCGAGCGATTTGCCCAGTGTATAGCTCGTTACACCGCTATGTACGGGTAATCTCAATCGGTACGGGTACACCATCCAACTAACTGAAAAACAGTTAACAATAATTTATTGGTGGCATTGGTCGAAAAAATGATCATTTCGTTGGTCACATGTTGAGTGGACGGTAAATTAGTAGTCTCCCTACTCTACTAGTCTACCATATTTCATGATCCAACGCCATGACTTCTTTGTACTCCGGCAACCTGCTTTCCCGATCAGTACATTAACCCGCTTTTACGACCAACTGGCTACGCATTCGTTTGATGATCTGCTCCGTCAGCACTACCAGAACCCGCTGGCGCAGGAAGCCATCTTTACCGCGTCGCCCACCCTGTACGAGCGATTTCAGCGATGGCTCGCCGGGGAGGTACTTCCCGAACAAACCAAACTGCTACTGACTCTGCACAAGTACCTGATTCGGATGTGCAGCCGGGCCACGCCTTACGGGCTTTTTGCCGGCTGTAC is part of the Spirosoma rhododendri genome and encodes:
- a CDS encoding helix-turn-helix domain-containing protein, with the translated sequence MHPISTKLRKLREIYGYPQEYVAFHLGVSQAAYSKKETGRTELSLTVLQQISALYKISLADLLDMALPDLLVMALRQQHA
- a CDS encoding LytR/AlgR family response regulator transcription factor, translating into MNRTLSCYLLDDESPAHVILSKYISRVPYLTLAGQSYDPFEGLDQVQALKPDVLFLDVEMPFMTGVEFLKSLPLPHPVVVMVTASPQFAADTYNFDSVTHYLLKPVGFDKFLEAVNRVTKRLGFTPDPDSSVLTPPPIRTPTPPVDSRETVPYFLIKEDKKLIRVAPEDIVFAEGMKDYIKLHLTTRVLITHMTMSKLVDMLPPSQFLRINRSYLIRRQAIKEIDGNTITTLDGKQVTIGVTYRDRVMEELKKNMM
- a CDS encoding sensor histidine kinase, with product MSHVLTYLINYFSLYVLNIFFAKGHDLPEWTVYRRGGIFGFIIDGNAAVTSILWSYQLVIILIAIRAFRDILQLRTQYYRSEQDRLRLEVDFLKTQVNPHFLFNTLNSVYARIFEADQQAADLVLHLSELMRYNLYETDQPRIGLDKELAYIQNYLDLERNRLSGQDVLIDYEQSGEPTHYQIAPLLLIAFVENAFKHGVKGATQPAYVQVRAEIDPDGHLTFIVENSLPERKQAPTTTGVRSGGVGLVNVRRRLEALYNDQYVLNTTIGQRTYAVTLTVQLEWSSHPTPTAELA
- a CDS encoding sensor histidine kinase, encoding MSFLKAQVNPHFLLNTLNSVYARIFEADQQAADLVLHLSELMRYNLYETDQPRIGLDKELAYIQNYLDLERNRLSGQDVLIDYEQSGEPAHYQIAPLLLIAFVENAFKHGVKGATQPAYVQVRAEVDTAGQFIFAVENSLPSRQPVALGAGRSGGVGLANVRRRLEALYAGHYSLITQADETTYTVTLTINLNQSH